One window of Catonella massiliensis genomic DNA carries:
- a CDS encoding M18 family aminopeptidase — MDKYVEASRRLIDFLDSNPSPFHVVNALSKMYEKAGFKRLCEKDKFDVVKGGDYYVTRNNSAIIAFRVPKADFKGFNITSAHSDSPTFKIKANAEINVEKNFVKLNVEKYGGMLMAPWFDRPLGIAGRVMVKNGKKIEERLLHIDRDIVMMPNLAIHMNREANEGYKYNAQIDTQPIFAEIGSNVTLYDIVAKELGIAKEDILDTDLFLSNRVKGTLWGADNEFIAAGRLDDLQCAFAGAESIVEAKNKNNIVVHSVFDNEEVGSGTKQGAASTFLKDVLIRVNKALGGDEESYHQAVARSFMVSADNAHSVHPNYTEKADPCNRPVVNKGVVIKYNANQKYTTDAVSGAVFREICAEAKVPVQTFVNRSDAAGGSTLGNISNTQVSLNAVDIGMAQWAMHSPYESGGVKDTYYLEAAMKQFFKTDISARLA; from the coding sequence ATGGATAAATACGTAGAAGCCTCTAGAAGGCTGATTGATTTTTTGGACAGTAACCCAAGTCCGTTTCATGTAGTAAATGCTTTGTCTAAAATGTATGAGAAGGCAGGGTTTAAGAGACTTTGCGAGAAAGACAAATTTGATGTGGTTAAAGGCGGTGATTACTATGTAACCAGAAATAACTCTGCCATCATAGCCTTTAGAGTACCAAAGGCAGACTTTAAGGGCTTTAATATAACCTCTGCACACAGTGATTCTCCTACATTTAAGATAAAGGCTAATGCAGAGATAAATGTAGAAAAGAACTTTGTAAAATTAAATGTCGAAAAATACGGTGGGATGCTTATGGCACCTTGGTTTGACAGACCTCTTGGAATAGCAGGCAGGGTAATGGTAAAGAATGGCAAGAAGATTGAGGAGAGACTTCTTCATATAGATAGAGATATTGTCATGATGCCAAACCTTGCTATTCATATGAACCGTGAGGCAAATGAGGGATATAAGTATAATGCTCAAATTGACACCCAGCCTATATTTGCAGAGATTGGTTCAAATGTCACCCTTTATGATATTGTGGCAAAAGAACTTGGCATTGCTAAGGAAGACATACTAGATACAGACCTTTTCTTATCAAACAGGGTTAAAGGTACTCTTTGGGGAGCTGATAATGAGTTTATAGCTGCAGGCAGGCTCGATGACCTTCAGTGCGCATTTGCAGGAGCTGAAAGCATAGTAGAAGCCAAAAACAAGAATAATATAGTAGTTCACTCGGTATTTGACAATGAAGAGGTAGGCTCAGGAACCAAGCAGGGGGCGGCTTCTACCTTCCTTAAGGATGTGCTCATACGTGTAAACAAGGCTCTTGGCGGGGATGAGGAAAGTTATCATCAGGCTGTGGCAAGGAGCTTTATGGTATCAGCTGACAATGCCCATTCTGTACATCCAAACTATACAGAAAAGGCTGACCCTTGCAACAGGCCTGTTGTTAACAAGGGAGTGGTTATCAAGTACAATGCTAACCAGAAATATACCACAGATGCAGTGTCGGGAGCTGTATTTAGAGAAATCTGCGCCGAGGCAAAGGTGCCTGTTCAGACCTTTGTCAACCGTTCAGATGCCGCAGGAGGCTCTACCCTTGGTAATATATCCAATACCCAGGTATCGCTCAATGCGGTAGACATAGGCATGGCACAGTGGGCTATGCATTCTCCTTATGAGAGCGGCGGCGTAAAGGATACCTACTATCTTGAGGCTGCCATGAAGCAGTT
- the arcC gene encoding carbamate kinase, with translation MDNEKKLVVVALGRNAFGKTIPKQKENVRLAAERIAEIVEAGYRVVVTHSNGEQIGMLHTAMTEYSRLEPEFSVAPMSVCGALSQGYIGYDLQNSIREELLNRGIYKTVCTIITQVRVDPFDKAFTNPTKVIGRYMNREEADAEINKGNFVVEEEKGFRRVIPSPRPIDIYEIDAIRTLSEADQVVIACGGGGIPVMQQGTALKGASAIIEKDFTAARLGEMLGADEIIFLTNKDNLIVHKGSPDEMPLSEITISEARKYMEEGNFEPGLDLAKIEAAVEFVATGKGKRAIITSMDKVLLGIKGRAGTIICGNDN, from the coding sequence ATGGATAACGAGAAGAAATTAGTTGTTGTGGCACTTGGAAGAAATGCGTTTGGGAAAACAATCCCTAAGCAGAAAGAGAATGTAAGGCTTGCTGCGGAGAGGATAGCTGAGATTGTGGAAGCCGGCTACAGGGTTGTAGTTACACATAGTAACGGGGAGCAGATAGGTATGCTTCATACGGCAATGACTGAGTATTCAAGGCTTGAGCCGGAGTTTTCGGTTGCTCCTATGTCGGTCTGCGGCGCTCTAAGCCAGGGCTATATTGGTTATGACTTACAAAATAGTATCAGAGAAGAGCTGCTTAACAGAGGTATATACAAGACTGTATGCACTATTATAACTCAGGTAAGAGTTGACCCTTTTGATAAGGCATTTACCAATCCTACCAAGGTTATAGGCAGGTATATGAACCGTGAGGAGGCTGATGCAGAGATAAACAAGGGTAACTTTGTGGTAGAAGAGGAAAAGGGATTTAGAAGAGTTATTCCTTCTCCACGCCCTATCGACATCTATGAAATAGATGCTATCAGGACTCTTTCTGAGGCTGACCAGGTGGTTATAGCCTGTGGTGGCGGCGGTATTCCGGTTATGCAGCAGGGAACTGCCCTAAAGGGTGCAAGTGCTATTATAGAAAAGGATTTTACTGCGGCCAGGCTTGGAGAAATGCTTGGCGCTGATGAAATCATCTTCCTTACCAACAAGGATAATCTGATTGTCCATAAGGGAAGCCCTGATGAGATGCCGCTATCTGAGATTACTATCAGTGAGGCAAGAAAGTATATGGAAGAGGGCAACTTCGAGCCGGGACTGGACCTTGCTAAGATAGAGGCGGCAGTCGAATTCGTTGCTACAGGAAAAGGCAAAAGAGCTATAATCACATCAATGGACAAAGTTCTCCTTGGAATCAAGGGAAGAGCAGGAACTATAATATGCGGAAATGATAATTAA
- a CDS encoding ABC transporter substrate-binding protein yields the protein MKKKTLLCLSLIFCVLLSTTSCSRNVARPIVDEAEIELWTYPVGDWGNEETVTKLINDFTASHPEIKVKVKYLFYNTGDREIEEAIRYGRTPDIVLEGPERLVANWGARGLMVDLSDMYTDASKDIYDNVTYACRSNDGKYYEYPLCVVTHCMAINKRIFAEANALQYVNLTNHSWTTENFFKAVNAIYNSGHDDVLSIYCASQSGDQGTRAFVTNLYDGSFTDKTHRQYTINSANNIKALTELTSCNGINIDPQLDSLGENARFRQSELAMSICWNPSMQLDSSVSTDSKVNTDDEIIPMKFPSPNGISKLSSGIWGFGIFNNKDENKIRAAKIFIDYMANDPSGVRKAVKASRAFPVHKELKGLYDNTDIGEKMHMFLTDFMPSMGDYYQVTPGWTKVRSLWSSALQAIARGNDIKKVLTKCNTDANAVAKDVNLQIDDLH from the coding sequence ATGAAAAAGAAAACTTTGTTATGTCTGTCTCTCATTTTTTGTGTCCTCCTTTCCACTACGTCTTGTTCACGTAATGTAGCAAGGCCTATAGTAGATGAGGCTGAGATAGAATTGTGGACTTATCCTGTCGGTGATTGGGGTAATGAAGAGACTGTAACCAAGCTTATTAATGATTTTACTGCATCTCACCCTGAAATCAAGGTAAAAGTAAAGTACTTATTCTACAATACAGGTGACAGAGAGATAGAAGAGGCTATAAGATACGGAAGAACCCCGGATATTGTACTTGAGGGGCCCGAAAGGCTTGTAGCCAACTGGGGTGCGAGAGGTCTTATGGTCGACCTCAGTGATATGTATACTGACGCCTCAAAAGACATCTATGATAACGTCACTTACGCCTGTCGTTCTAATGATGGAAAGTACTACGAATACCCTCTCTGCGTTGTGACACACTGTATGGCAATAAACAAACGTATTTTTGCAGAGGCAAATGCACTCCAATATGTCAATCTTACTAATCACAGTTGGACAACGGAGAACTTTTTTAAGGCTGTAAATGCTATATATAATTCAGGCCACGATGATGTCCTAAGCATTTACTGCGCAAGCCAGAGCGGAGACCAGGGTACACGTGCATTTGTTACCAATCTTTATGATGGTTCCTTTACAGATAAAACGCACAGGCAGTATACCATCAACTCTGCAAATAACATTAAGGCTCTTACAGAGCTTACTTCCTGTAATGGCATTAATATCGACCCTCAGCTGGATAGCCTTGGTGAAAATGCAAGATTCCGTCAGAGTGAACTTGCCATGAGCATTTGCTGGAATCCATCTATGCAGCTTGATTCCAGCGTGTCAACAGATAGTAAGGTTAATACAGATGATGAAATTATCCCAATGAAGTTCCCTTCTCCAAATGGTATATCCAAGCTTTCAAGTGGAATATGGGGATTTGGTATCTTCAATAACAAAGATGAAAACAAGATAAGGGCAGCTAAAATCTTTATTGACTATATGGCAAATGATCCAAGCGGTGTAAGAAAGGCTGTAAAGGCAAGCCGTGCGTTTCCAGTTCACAAAGAGCTTAAGGGACTTTATGATAATACTGATATTGGTGAGAAAATGCATATGTTTTTAACTGATTTTATGCCTTCTATGGGAGATTATTATCAGGTCACTCCCGGTTGGACAAAGGTACGCTCCCTTTGGAGCAGTGCTCTTCAAGCTATTGCAAGAGGAAATGATATAAAAAAGGTTCTTACCAAATGCAATACCGATGCCAATGCGGTAGCTAAAGATGTTAATTTGCAAATTGATGACCTTCATTGA